Proteins from a genomic interval of Clostridium scatologenes:
- a CDS encoding LacI family DNA-binding transcriptional regulator translates to MPATIKDIAQKSGVSLTTVSRVLNNSGYVKEETKRKVLSAISELNYTPSAIARSLSKNKTNTIGVVIPEINNQFYGEVIKGISEVAVEYNQNIILCNTDNDIEKEVKALKVLKEQRIQGIIIAPTSVEDDFNSEYLITIEQLGIPIVLADGHVKYADFSGAFVDNIKGAYESTEALIKAGHKKIAIITGRMNSDAAQNRLIGYKKALALNNIAFNEKYVFKGDYGEKLAYELTKKMLLMEDRPTAVFISSNKMTIGCIKALTEEGLKIPKDMALIGFDRIDILNSLGMNISFVDGPTTELGSIAMKILMENIKNIEHFKVKKITIAPKLVLKGSERFIKK, encoded by the coding sequence GTGCCAGCAACAATAAAAGATATTGCACAAAAGTCAGGAGTTTCTTTAACAACAGTATCAAGGGTTTTAAATAATTCAGGATATGTTAAGGAAGAAACTAAGAGAAAAGTTTTAAGTGCAATAAGTGAATTGAATTATACTCCTAGCGCAATAGCTAGGAGTTTATCTAAGAATAAAACCAATACCATAGGGGTAGTAATACCTGAAATAAATAACCAGTTTTATGGTGAAGTTATAAAGGGTATTAGCGAAGTTGCAGTTGAGTATAATCAAAATATAATACTATGTAATACTGATAATGATATAGAAAAAGAAGTAAAGGCATTAAAAGTACTTAAAGAGCAAAGAATACAAGGGATAATAATTGCACCAACTTCTGTTGAAGATGATTTTAATAGTGAATATTTAATTACTATTGAGCAGCTGGGTATACCTATAGTGTTAGCAGATGGACATGTAAAATATGCTGATTTTAGTGGAGCATTTGTGGATAATATTAAAGGTGCATATGAATCTACGGAGGCATTAATAAAAGCCGGACATAAAAAAATTGCGATAATTACAGGAAGAATGAATTCTGATGCAGCACAAAATAGACTGATAGGATATAAAAAAGCTTTAGCTCTAAATAATATAGCTTTTAATGAAAAATATGTATTTAAAGGTGATTATGGGGAAAAATTAGCTTATGAACTTACAAAAAAAATGTTGTTAATGGAAGATAGGCCAACAGCAGTGTTTATTAGCAGTAATAAAATGACTATTGGGTGTATAAAAGCGCTTACTGAAGAAGGATTAAAAATACCGAAAGATATGGCCTTAATTGGATTTGATAGAATTGATATTTTAAATTCGTTGGGAATGAACATCAGCTTTGTTGATGGACCTACAACAGAATTAGGCAGTATAGCTATGAAAATTCTTATGGAAAATATAAAAAATATAGAGCATTTCAAAGTGAAAAAGATTACAATTGCACCTAAGTTAGTTCTAAAAGGATCAGAAAGATTTATAAAAAAGTAA
- a CDS encoding ABC transporter ATP-binding protein, translating to MEKVIEMVGITKVFPGTIANDNVNFELLQGETHVLLGENGAGKTTLMNILYGLYQPEKGEIRINGKEVKITNPNDAIKLGIGMVHQHFMLVSNFTIAENIVLGIEPKKGLKIDMTKACKDVKEIADKYGFNINPKDIIEDISVGQQQKVEILKALYRGADVLILDEPTAVLTPQEIEELGVIIDNLKAEGKSVILITHKLKEVMKMSDRVTIIRRGKVTGTVNTKETNIDQLAELMVGRKVTLVVNKNEAKVGKDILNIENIEAKDHRGIMAVKDVSLTVRAGEIVGIAGVDGNGQTELVEVLTGLRKPESGKITLNGIDISGKSPRKIADSGVGHIPEDRQKRGLILQYSLFENAVLGTYHKKPFSKGIAMNYNEIRKYCKNIIEEFDVRTPNEEVTAASLSGGNQQKLIAAREIAKDPELLIASQPTRGIDVGAIEYIHKRLVQERDKGKAVLLISLELDEILALSDRIAVMYDGNIVDVLDRKDADEKKLGILMAGGSLDKEKEVKTVE from the coding sequence ATGGAAAAAGTAATTGAAATGGTTGGGATAACCAAAGTTTTTCCAGGAACTATTGCAAATGATAATGTAAATTTTGAATTGCTGCAGGGAGAAACGCATGTATTGTTGGGAGAAAATGGAGCAGGAAAAACCACACTTATGAACATACTTTATGGTTTATATCAGCCAGAAAAAGGCGAAATACGTATAAATGGCAAAGAAGTAAAAATTACAAATCCCAATGATGCTATAAAGTTAGGTATAGGTATGGTGCATCAACATTTTATGTTGGTTAGCAATTTTACAATAGCTGAAAATATTGTTTTAGGTATAGAACCTAAAAAAGGCTTAAAAATAGATATGACTAAAGCTTGTAAAGATGTAAAAGAAATTGCAGATAAATATGGCTTCAATATAAATCCAAAGGATATTATAGAAGATATTTCTGTAGGTCAACAGCAGAAGGTAGAAATATTAAAAGCTTTATACAGAGGAGCGGATGTTTTAATATTAGATGAACCTACTGCAGTACTTACCCCACAGGAAATAGAAGAATTGGGAGTTATTATAGATAATCTTAAAGCAGAAGGAAAATCAGTAATACTTATAACTCATAAATTAAAAGAAGTTATGAAAATGAGTGACAGAGTAACTATAATAAGAAGAGGAAAAGTTACAGGAACAGTTAACACTAAGGAAACTAATATAGATCAATTAGCAGAACTTATGGTAGGTAGAAAAGTAACCTTGGTTGTTAATAAGAATGAAGCAAAAGTAGGTAAAGATATTTTAAATATAGAAAATATAGAAGCAAAGGATCATAGAGGCATAATGGCAGTAAAGGACGTAAGCTTAACCGTTAGAGCAGGAGAAATAGTTGGTATAGCAGGAGTAGATGGAAATGGTCAGACGGAGCTTGTGGAAGTTCTAACTGGGCTTAGAAAACCAGAGTCAGGAAAGATAACATTAAATGGAATAGATATATCTGGTAAATCCCCAAGAAAAATTGCAGACTCTGGTGTAGGACATATTCCAGAAGATAGGCAAAAAAGAGGACTTATATTACAATATTCTTTATTTGAAAATGCAGTACTTGGTACTTATCATAAAAAGCCTTTTAGTAAGGGTATAGCAATGAATTACAATGAAATACGTAAGTATTGTAAAAATATTATAGAAGAATTTGATGTAAGAACTCCCAATGAAGAAGTCACAGCAGCATCACTTTCAGGAGGAAACCAACAAAAGCTTATAGCAGCAAGAGAAATAGCAAAGGATCCAGAACTTTTAATTGCATCTCAACCAACAAGAGGTATAGATGTAGGAGCTATAGAATATATACACAAAAGATTGGTACAGGAAAGAGATAAGGGAAAAGCTGTACTTTTGATATCGCTTGAATTAGATGAAATATTAGCTTTATCAGATAGAATAGCTGTTATGTATGATGGAAATATAGTTGATGTGTTAGATAGAAAAGATGCAGATGAAAAGAAACTAGGAATTCTTATGGCTGGAGGAAGCTTAGATAAGGAAAAGGAGGTAAAAACCGTTGAATAA
- a CDS encoding ABC transporter permease produces the protein MNNNKIKQAVINVIKSLAFPLFSIIVSFFVAVFFVMWSKGYGIGDYFTALTDLIGTIINGSFGDTAKTLETMVFVTPLIFTGVANAIAFKCGLFNIGVEGQFTIGLIAAAIVGLIPGLSPWVHVPLIILSGIIGGGIWGAIPGYLRAKYGTSEVINTIMMNYIALNVVNIIVLRTPIGVASKASTPTIQASAQLLKFTGISRANIGLIFALICAVFIYWLLWKTTIGYEIRAVGLNPLGAEYGGINVAKNAVLAMVLSGAIAGIGGACHLAGVMYNATDLMANIGYGFDGMAVALLAKSNPIGCIPAAILFGALNSSSRILQLNSIPKEIVYLIQSIVIIFVATDYIVKYLENRKRRKGVIANG, from the coding sequence TTGAATAATAATAAAATAAAACAGGCAGTGATAAATGTTATAAAAAGTTTAGCATTCCCTTTATTTTCAATAATTGTTTCATTTTTCGTAGCAGTATTTTTTGTAATGTGGTCAAAAGGATATGGAATAGGAGATTACTTTACTGCGCTGACAGATTTAATTGGAACTATAATAAATGGAAGCTTTGGAGATACCGCTAAAACTTTAGAAACAATGGTTTTTGTAACGCCTTTAATATTTACAGGGGTAGCAAATGCTATTGCTTTTAAATGTGGATTGTTTAATATAGGAGTTGAGGGACAATTTACAATAGGACTTATAGCAGCTGCCATAGTAGGTTTAATACCTGGATTAAGTCCATGGGTACATGTACCTTTAATAATACTTTCAGGTATTATAGGAGGAGGAATCTGGGGAGCAATACCAGGTTATTTAAGAGCTAAGTATGGAACCAGTGAGGTTATAAATACAATAATGATGAATTACATAGCTTTAAATGTAGTTAATATTATAGTGCTTAGGACTCCTATTGGTGTTGCATCAAAAGCATCTACACCAACTATACAAGCAAGTGCTCAACTCTTAAAATTTACTGGAATTAGTAGAGCAAATATAGGACTTATATTTGCGCTTATATGTGCTGTTTTTATATATTGGTTACTTTGGAAAACAACTATAGGATATGAGATAAGAGCAGTAGGCTTAAATCCATTAGGAGCAGAATACGGTGGAATAAATGTAGCGAAGAATGCAGTGTTAGCAATGGTTTTGTCAGGAGCTATTGCAGGTATTGGTGGAGCATGTCACCTGGCAGGAGTTATGTATAATGCAACAGATTTAATGGCTAACATTGGATATGGATTTGATGGTATGGCAGTTGCTCTTTTAGCAAAAAGTAATCCAATAGGATGTATACCAGCAGCTATATTATTTGGAGCATTAAATAGTAGTTCGAGAATACTTCAATTAAATTCTATACCAAAGGAAATAGTTTATTTGATTCAATCAATTGTAATCATATTTGTAGCCACAGACTATATAGTTAAATACTTAGAAAATAGAAAGAGAAGAAAGGGGGTAATTGCAAATGGATAA
- a CDS encoding ABC transporter permease, whose amino-acid sequence MDKVTLIIIILASTLRMATPLIFAGLGGVFSEKSGVVNIGLDGMMTIGAFFAVFGSYATGSPIMGILFAAIAGGFLALIHAFLSITLKADQIISGTAINLFSTAFASFLIFKIFKKGGQTDIVTGLPYAIPVAVKEIPVIGPFLAGLNWFVVLAIVLVFVVNFVLFKTPIGLRIRAVGEHPSAADTLGINVYKIRYSCVILSGILAGIGGAALSIGMTPVYKEGMVAGRGFIALAAMIFGNWKPKGTMWACLLFAFGNALEINAQSLSLNIPTEIYSMIPYILTMLALAGFVGKTTAPAADGVPYEKGQR is encoded by the coding sequence ATGGATAAGGTAACACTTATTATAATAATACTGGCATCTACCCTAAGAATGGCAACGCCTTTAATATTTGCAGGCCTTGGAGGTGTATTTTCAGAAAAATCGGGAGTTGTAAATATAGGACTTGATGGTATGATGACAATAGGTGCTTTCTTCGCAGTTTTTGGTTCTTATGCTACAGGAAGTCCTATAATGGGAATTTTATTTGCAGCAATAGCAGGTGGATTTTTAGCTTTGATACATGCTTTTCTAAGTATAACTTTAAAAGCAGATCAAATAATATCAGGTACTGCTATAAATTTATTTTCAACAGCTTTTGCTAGTTTTCTTATATTTAAAATATTTAAAAAAGGTGGTCAAACAGATATAGTAACAGGACTTCCTTATGCAATACCAGTAGCTGTAAAGGAAATTCCTGTAATAGGACCATTTTTAGCAGGATTAAACTGGTTTGTAGTACTTGCCATAGTACTTGTATTTGTAGTAAACTTTGTGTTGTTTAAAACTCCTATAGGACTTAGAATAAGAGCAGTAGGAGAACATCCCAGCGCAGCAGATACACTTGGTATAAATGTTTATAAGATTAGATATTCTTGTGTAATACTTTCAGGAATACTTGCAGGTATAGGAGGCGCCGCTTTATCAATAGGTATGACTCCAGTTTACAAAGAAGGAATGGTAGCAGGGCGTGGATTTATAGCATTAGCAGCTATGATATTTGGTAACTGGAAACCAAAGGGAACTATGTGGGCATGTTTACTATTTGCATTTGGTAATGCTTTAGAAATAAATGCTCAAAGCCTTTCACTAAATATACCAACAGAAATTTACTCAATGATACCTTATATATTAACAATGCTTGCACTTGCAGGGTTTGTAGGAAAAACTACAGCACCAGCTGCAGATGGTGTACCATACGAAAAAGGACAAAGATAA
- a CDS encoding insulinase family protein translates to MELEIGKVYEGFKLVEKKDINEINSTGILFEHEKSGARLFYLKNEDDNKVFSISFRTPPKDSTGVPHILEHSVLCGSRKFPLKEPFVELIKGSMNTFLNAFTFPDKTMYPVASRNNKDFLNLMNVYLDAVFYPNIYKYKEIMMQEGWHYELENKDAEISYKGVVYNEMKGAFSSPESILFRKISEYLFPDTQYGVESGGDPDFIPNLTQEQFLAFHKKYYHPSNSYIYLYGDMDIIEKLKFLNEEYLKDFTKENVDSELLFQKPFEKIHENTIKYPISSTEKEEDKTFLSMNFSVGNATNTEIYLAFDILEHLLLETPSAPLKKALIDAKIGKDVFGSFEGGILQPMFSIIVKNSNEDQKENFVNIVRDTLSKLVRDGIDKKLIEASINIKEFQLREADYQGYPKGLIYSMKAMDSWLYDEKPWIHLAYEDTLNKIKTSLQTRYFEDIIEKYILKNNHGSILIVKPAKGLEEEKEAAIKKRLKEYKESLSDKEIEELINNTNALKERQVAQDSPENLKKIPLLSIEDIDLKAKKISLIEKEESGVKVLYHPEFTNGIIYMNMYFDTEGVKEEMLPYISILSTVIGKLSTEKYQYEDLVKEINIYTGGIRYAAETYAEKGDCDKFYPKFVVKSKVLTGNISKLVTLLGEIIGYTKYDDYKRIKEIIQETKSRLEMIMFEKGHIVSASHLFSYFSPMGKYDDIISGLSFYKFIADLEKNFDEKAEEISNNLKEVAETIFNKNNLIVNVTADEKDYEIFAKELPLVCQEIGDSRITKVEYKFKFGPENEGLMTSGKVQYVAKAYNFIKLGYSYTGGLLVLKTIANYDYLWNRVRVQGGAYGSFASFQKNGNMFFTSYRDPNLKETVNAYDNAGEFFKNFNADDRQMTKYIIGTISDLDFPLTPSMKGERAAEHYIKHIKYEDIQKEREEVINVKIDDIKGFGEMISSAMEKNYVCVIGNEEKIKQNKSLFNNLVNLFE, encoded by the coding sequence ATGGAATTAGAAATAGGTAAAGTTTATGAAGGTTTTAAGTTAGTAGAGAAGAAGGATATTAATGAAATTAACTCTACAGGAATCTTATTTGAACATGAAAAAAGTGGAGCTAGATTATTTTATTTAAAAAATGAGGATGACAACAAAGTTTTTTCTATAAGTTTTAGAACTCCTCCAAAGGATAGTACAGGAGTTCCGCATATACTAGAACATTCTGTATTATGTGGTTCAAGAAAGTTTCCTTTAAAGGAGCCTTTTGTAGAATTAATCAAAGGTTCTATGAATACTTTTTTAAATGCATTTACATTTCCAGATAAGACTATGTATCCTGTAGCTAGTAGAAACAATAAAGATTTTTTGAATTTAATGAATGTTTATTTAGATGCAGTTTTTTATCCTAACATATATAAATACAAGGAAATTATGATGCAAGAAGGATGGCATTATGAGCTAGAGAACAAGGATGCAGAAATTTCATATAAGGGTGTTGTATATAATGAAATGAAGGGTGCATTTTCATCACCTGAATCTATATTGTTTAGAAAAATTTCTGAGTACTTATTTCCTGACACACAATATGGAGTTGAATCAGGAGGAGACCCAGATTTTATACCTAATTTAACACAGGAACAATTTTTAGCTTTTCATAAAAAATATTATCATCCATCTAATAGTTATATTTATTTGTATGGTGACATGGACATTATTGAAAAGTTAAAGTTTTTAAATGAAGAATATCTTAAGGATTTCACAAAGGAAAATGTAGACTCAGAGTTATTATTTCAAAAGCCTTTTGAAAAGATTCATGAAAATACTATAAAATATCCTATATCCAGCACTGAAAAAGAAGAAGATAAGACATTTTTGAGTATGAATTTTTCTGTTGGAAATGCTACAAACACTGAAATATATCTTGCTTTTGATATATTAGAACATTTACTTTTAGAAACACCTTCTGCACCATTAAAAAAGGCACTAATTGATGCTAAAATAGGAAAAGATGTTTTTGGTTCTTTTGAAGGCGGTATTCTTCAACCTATGTTTAGTATAATTGTTAAAAATTCTAATGAAGATCAAAAAGAAAACTTTGTAAATATAGTTAGAGATACTTTATCTAAGCTTGTAAGGGATGGAATAGATAAAAAGCTTATAGAAGCATCTATAAATATAAAAGAGTTTCAGCTTAGAGAGGCTGACTATCAAGGATATCCTAAAGGACTTATATACAGCATGAAAGCTATGGATAGCTGGCTATATGATGAAAAACCATGGATTCACTTGGCATACGAGGATACTTTGAATAAAATAAAAACATCCTTACAAACAAGATATTTTGAAGATATTATAGAAAAATATATATTGAAAAATAATCACGGTTCTATTTTAATTGTAAAACCAGCTAAAGGATTAGAAGAAGAGAAGGAAGCAGCAATTAAAAAAAGGTTAAAGGAATACAAAGAAAGTCTTTCAGATAAAGAAATAGAAGAACTTATTAATAATACTAACGCATTAAAGGAAAGACAAGTAGCTCAAGATTCTCCAGAGAATTTGAAGAAAATACCACTTCTTTCAATAGAAGATATTGATTTAAAAGCTAAAAAAATTAGTTTAATTGAAAAAGAAGAAAGTGGAGTCAAAGTGCTTTATCATCCTGAGTTTACTAATGGCATAATATATATGAATATGTATTTTGATACAGAAGGTGTTAAGGAAGAAATGCTGCCTTATATATCAATATTAAGTACTGTAATAGGAAAATTAAGTACTGAAAAATATCAGTATGAAGATTTAGTAAAAGAAATTAATATTTATACTGGTGGTATAAGGTATGCAGCAGAAACTTATGCTGAAAAAGGAGATTGTGACAAATTTTATCCTAAGTTTGTTGTGAAATCTAAAGTGCTGACAGGTAATATATCTAAGCTAGTAACTTTGCTTGGAGAAATAATAGGTTATACTAAGTATGATGACTATAAACGTATTAAAGAGATAATCCAAGAAACAAAATCACGTTTAGAGATGATAATGTTTGAAAAAGGTCATATTGTATCTGCAAGTCATTTGTTTTCCTATTTTTCACCAATGGGTAAATATGATGATATAATAAGTGGTTTATCATTTTATAAATTTATAGCTGATTTGGAGAAAAACTTTGATGAAAAAGCTGAAGAAATTAGTAATAATTTAAAAGAGGTTGCTGAAACTATTTTTAATAAAAATAATTTAATAGTTAATGTCACTGCAGATGAAAAAGATTATGAAATTTTTGCAAAGGAGCTTCCTTTAGTTTGTCAGGAAATTGGAGATAGTAGAATAACAAAAGTTGAATATAAATTTAAATTTGGACCTGAAAATGAAGGCTTGATGACTTCTGGAAAAGTTCAATATGTAGCTAAAGCTTATAATTTTATAAAACTTGGATATTCATATACAGGAGGCCTACTAGTATTAAAGACTATAGCAAATTATGATTATTTATGGAATAGAGTACGTGTTCAAGGTGGTGCTTATGGAAGCTTTGCATCATTTCAGAAAAATGGGAATATGTTCTTTACATCTTATAGAGATCCGAACTTAAAAGAGACTGTTAATGCTTATGATAATGCAGGAGAGTTTTTTAAAAATTTCAATGCAGATGATAGGCAGATGACAAAATATATCATAGGAACAATATCAGATTTAGATTTTCCATTAACTCCTTCTATGAAGGGAGAGCGTGCAGCTGAACATTATATTAAGCATATTAAATATGAAGATATACAAAAGGAAAGAGAAGAAGTAATAAATGTTAAAATAGATGATATAAAAGGATTTGGAGAAATGATATCCAGTGCAATGGAAAAGAATTATGTATGTGTTATAGGTAATGAGGAAAAAATAAAACAGAATAAATCATTGTTTAATAACTTAGTAAACTTATTTGAATAA
- a CDS encoding purine-nucleoside phosphorylase: MTLEQNIKEASKYILEKTRHKPEIALILGSGLGALADEIENAEYYPYSEIPNFPISTVQGHAGRLVVGNLKGKTVIAMQGRFHYYEGYAMQEVTFPIRVMKLLEIKKLIVTNAAGAVNVNYKPGDLMLIKDHINLSGNNPLIGKNLDSFGTRFPDMSEAYDKELREKVKKISEQLNVPLQEGIYACMSGPTYETPAEINMIRVLGGDAVGMSTVPEVIVSNHSGIKVIGVSCITNMAAGILKQPLNHKEVMETSEIAREKFVKLMKGIVESI, from the coding sequence ATGACTTTAGAACAAAACATAAAAGAAGCATCAAAGTATATACTGGAAAAAACAAGACATAAACCAGAAATAGCGCTTATTTTAGGTTCAGGACTTGGTGCTTTAGCAGATGAAATAGAAAATGCGGAATATTATCCATACAGTGAGATTCCTAATTTTCCAATTTCAACTGTTCAAGGACATGCCGGTCGATTAGTTGTAGGAAATTTAAAAGGAAAGACAGTTATAGCAATGCAAGGAAGATTCCATTATTATGAAGGATATGCAATGCAAGAAGTTACATTTCCGATTCGCGTTATGAAGCTTTTAGAAATTAAAAAATTAATAGTTACTAATGCTGCAGGAGCTGTGAATGTGAATTATAAGCCTGGAGACTTAATGCTTATAAAGGATCATATTAATCTATCAGGAAACAATCCTTTAATTGGAAAAAATTTAGATAGCTTTGGAACTAGATTTCCTGATATGTCAGAAGCATATGATAAAGAACTAAGAGAAAAAGTAAAGAAGATATCTGAACAACTTAATGTACCACTTCAAGAAGGTATATATGCTTGTATGAGTGGACCAACTTATGAAACGCCAGCTGAAATTAATATGATAAGAGTTTTAGGTGGAGATGCTGTGGGAATGTCTACAGTACCTGAAGTAATAGTATCTAATCATAGTGGAATAAAAGTTATAGGAGTTTCTTGTATTACTAATATGGCTGCAGGAATATTAAAGCAGCCGCTAAATCATAAAGAAGTAATGGAAACCTCAGAAATTGCAAGAGAAAAATTTGTAAAACTTATGAAAGGTATTGTAGAATCAATTTAA